A single window of Rhodamnia argentea isolate NSW1041297 chromosome 5, ASM2092103v1, whole genome shotgun sequence DNA harbors:
- the LOC125315304 gene encoding B3 domain-containing protein REM19-like — MKSDSVNLVDDATTSHAIVLGLGSETKGFRADRGATLLPQDSEGRMENSKGKVSPAMLASLSSAAEPSRVTTALEAAGKHELQYPSFTVVIRSHNQLKDGVTVPGSFFKGRINGRMQTATLKYTDGSWPVKLMYYPQHGSGKLSTGWRSFQKGTSLKEGDACIFELVRIDNIELKVSILRRNVET, encoded by the exons ATGAAATCGGATTCCGTTAATTTGGTCGATGATGCTACTACTTCACATGCAATTGTGCTCGGATTGGGCTCCGAAACAAAAGGCTTCCGAGCTGATCGAGGAGCGACGCTTTTGCCACAAGATTCGGAAG gtaggatggaaaattccaaaggCAAGGTGAGCCCCGCCATGCTGGCTTCTCTGAGCTCTGCTGCTGAACCTTCGCGGGTAACTACGGCTCTCGAAGCAGCTGGCAAGCACGAGCTGCAGTATCCTTCCTTCACAGTAGTTATCCGGTCACATAATCAATTGAAGGATGGTGTG ACCGTCCCAGGCAGTTTTTTTAAGGGACGCATCAATGGAAGAATGCAAACTGCAACTCTGAAATATACGGACGGATCATGGCCAGTGAAGCTCATGTACTACCCACAACATGGCTCGGGAAAGCTCTCCACCGGTTGGCGCTCATTTCAGAAAGGAACTTCCCTGAAGGAAGGAGATGCCTGCATCTTCGAGCTTGTTAGGATTGATAatattgaactcaaagtctccattttgagAAGGAACGTCGAGACTTAG